The sequence CTGCGCGACGTCGATGGCAAACGCGTCGCCGATGTCTTCCCGGTGGAGCGGGCCGTCGGGCCGAACTATCTGCGCTTCGGCCTGGACTTCAAGATCGACTCTTACTACAAGGCCAGCATCGCCTTCCTCGCCAACCTGCAGTTCAACTGGGTCAACCGCTGGGGAGCGCAATGGCGCAACGATGCGCGGATCGGCAGCGACCCCTACGTGCTGACCGAATTCATCCAGCCCTTCGGCCTCTCTGGTCTCTTTGGTGCGGCTTCGGCACGCGCGGGACGCAATCAGTTCACCCTCTACGACGAAGACAGGAAGTTCGCGGTCTTCGGGCTCGACACAGTGACGGCCGGGCTTGATCTCGGCTACTCGCTGGGGCGCTACGGTGAGGCGCGGATCGGACTCGCCTGGTCGCAGTTTGGCCTGGACGTCGATATCGGGCCGCAGATCGGATCCATCGAGGGGCAGTTCACCGGTGTCACAGGTCGGCTGGTGATCGATCAGCTGGACAATCCGCGCTTCCCGCGGCAGGGCTACTACATGCACCTGACCTCGGAGTTTGCGCGCAATACCGATCAGAGCACCTTCGCGACCGCGGAGCTGGAAGGCGATATCGCCCACACCTTCGACAAGCTCACGGCGCGAGGTTCGGTGCGCTTCAATGGTGCTTTCCAGGGCGAAGCGGCGGAAAGCGGGAGCATCCATTCGATCGGCGGCTTCCTCAATCTCTCGGGCTTCCAGGACGGGCAGTTCGTCGGCAGCCGCACCGCGCTTGCCCGGCTGATGCTCTATCAACAAGTGGTGTCGTCGCTGCCCACGCTGGGTTCAGGCATGTATCTCGGCGCGTCGGCGGAAGCGGGCCGCGTATGGGGAAGTCTCACGACCGCAGAGGCGGAGAAGTTGCTGACGGCGGGCTCGGTCTTCATTGGCTTTGACACCTTCCTCGGGCCGCTGTTTGTCGCGTATGGCCAGGGCGAGGGGGGGCGCAAGGCGGGCTACCTCTACCTGGGCGTCGATTACTGAGCGGTGAAAATGTCGCCGCCCTGTAGCGGCCGGCTGTCCGGGCCTCAAGGAAACCCCGGGTGGCCCGTCGTTTCTCCGTCACTGATCAGGAACACCTCCAGCTCGACCCGCTGCCAAGGGTCGCCACTCTCACGCAGCCCTGCGATGCGCACGTCCAGGCGGCGGCCTTCGTCCATGGCCTGCGAGACGACGTCGTTCTCCGCCCGCGGCAGGTAGCCGAGCTGATCGGCGCCGCGAAACACCGCGATCGCGCGCGGATCGTGCGGATTCTCTGCCTCGCGCCGCAGGCTCAGCGCTTCCCCCCGCCGCAGCTCGGACCACAGCCTCGGCGCTGCGTGATACTGGAAGCCCGCAAGCGGAGAGCGTTGCACCAGGACCCGCAGGCGGCCGCCCGCAAGACCGGGTGTGGCCGCCAGGGCGAGACCCAGGGCGAGGATCAGTCGGCGTCGAAGGCGCCCTTGATCCATTCGATATGCGAAAGATGCAGGCGGTCCAGTAGCACCGCGTCGAAGCGGCAGGGGCGCCCGCTCCAGGCCTTGCCGCCGTGGGCGAGGAACCACTCGGCGCTGCGCACCAGCTTG is a genomic window of Niveibacterium sp. SC-1 containing:
- a CDS encoding HIRAN domain-containing protein — translated: MDQGRLRRRLILALGLALAATPGLAGGRLRVLVQRSPLAGFQYHAAPRLWSELRRGEALSLRREAENPHDPRAIAVFRGADQLGYLPRAENDVVSQAMDEGRRLDVRIAGLRESGDPWQRVELEVFLISDGETTGHPGFP